GTGTACCTCAGCCCAACACATTCATACCCTCCCTCATCAACATGGTCTTAAAGGCTTGATGATTCTCAAgcttgatataaaaaaataacttataaactataaatttataaatgactATTATCAGATAGATGGGTTTTTGTGTTTTGCCAAATTAGAACCTTAAGCTTGGTTTACAGATACAGAAGATAGCTAGATTTCTtctgattaaatttaaattttaatatatcgtAAAAATAACTgctataattttataaaaggatTGTAACAAACACATAAATACCTACCGTAACGAATGTGAGATCAGTAATTAAAAAGATGATGAGTAATGGTACCTAAcaaatacaacaacaaaaatcaattttaaatataaaatgctACACAATTTATATACATCATTTGACAATTAAAGCTTATAGCACGacaaaggtaaaaaaaaaataaaaaaaataaaaaactgtatGGAATCTTCACTCTTTGCTAATCAATCAAAGACGATTTCATGTATTGAATTCAGGACCAAACTAAACCACTCCTATGTTATCATGTTAGCACCAAAAAGTTCAGACAATGCACTAATTTGCTTCTCATTTTCATTGCTGGCTCTTGGGTAAGCATTTTAGTTGTACAATATGTGTTATTAGGCTACCCTCTCTAACCTGCCAATGAAAAGGAATTATCAATGAGTTTGTAGTTATACCTgccacaattttatataacaatCATTCAATAAAATTCAAGGTAAGTATACTGTTTATTTTTAAGCATAAATATCTCGTTCACGGATTCAATTTACCTgcatatttgtaataattgacaACAGATCATTGCACTCATCAAGCAAAACACGCTCCTTTGCCCTTAAGTTGGCAACTTCAACTACCAGCGACTTTACATCTACCACCTATAAAAAGGTAAATGCTTTCAGATATTTTCAAATACCAGTTGGTAAAACCCTAATGCTGGTTAACCATAAAATATTGCAGATGTGTGAATTCccgttggaaaaaaaaaattaccaaacAAATAAAGCAAACCAGATGAACTACCTTATGAAATAAAGTGGACAATGCATCTAGCAAATATAGGTTTAGTCGAACTATATTGCCATTAAAGAAAAATTCACAAGGACAAAGAAAACGGTGTCAACAGAACCAGAAATCATTACATATTCAAAAtgttgggttttttttttactcaaaaagtGTTtgctaaataaaaacaaaatacggggtttaaataattttgatttttcatttcttCAAATTCTTGGAGTGAATTACAAGTATATGATAGTAAGGACATCTAATAACCGTTTTATCATATATAAGAATCACAACTCATGACAATTAAACTTAGTAAAATTAGTAGAATACTGAGGCATTTACATAAAGCAAAGAACATTGTTGTAAAGCAAAGCAATGTTGATTATTTTAGGGTACATTTTGGACTTAGATTTTGAAGGGCTTTGTAGGgttaagtttatattttggtatatatttgaaattttaaaaaaattaataaaataacatgataaataaatgatcaTATAACACCTGAATTacacttaatttattttttgaaatatattataattcccttaatttaaaaaagaaaaataaacccTCCCCTCCTCTCCCAAAACATATCCTTAGGGCGTGTTTGGGAGTTTAGGAGGGGGGACTTTGAAAAAAGAGGAAGGATGAAATGGAAAGAATAGAGGGCTTTGGTGGGTTTATTATTCTTCATAATAAGAAATCCCCTAATTTGGAGAAACTAAAAAGTTGCATTTGCGGAGGattatgataaatttttcaaatccAATCTAAGTTATAATACtctcaatattaaaaatatattataactcCTCCCCTCCCCCTAAACTCCCAAACAGCTGTAGACTTGGATAACTTTCACTCACTAAAGAGATGTGGTGTAAAAATGACACTGTCGCACATTATATCTGGGTTAATTCGTACATTTTAATGTAGTAATCAAAAGACAAAGGCGGAGCTGTCAAATTATAAGTGAAATCTGCTAAGTTTGAAATCCCAAACTACCGCTATTACAGTATGTATAATAgtacaaaaataagaatagGCAATATAGTTTATTGTAATTCTAATGGCATAGGGTTTGATAAAATGTTAGTAGATTTTTTATATAGAGATATTATTATTCCAGGAAGTTGCAAATCTTATTACATGTTATGAATTGGACACTGTTCAGTTTTAGTGGCCATGAGAGCCACAATCCTTGTTGTGATTGATAACTTTAAGTGTTCACTGTGATGGTGGGATACATTTTTCAGTCTCAGTACTGGAAAGAAGAGAATTTGAAGTGGTTTAGATCGGAAGTTTTAAGAAGCAAAACACTTTTACTTTAGCAAAAACAGTCTAATGCCATTTCACTTGTTTGCATTGATTCCAATGCCTATATATGAACCATTGAAACTTctgtattttatgtttttcaaaTTTCTTGGAAAGTGGAAACATACACAGAAATGCATATAATAACCTCAGTTTATTTAATCTAGATTGGGGAATTACAAAGAGCATTGAAAGCTTGTATAAATAAAACTTCGATAGCATCACTTTGTCACAAATATAATTAAGATCCAACATCTGTTAAGGAAGCATGGCAAAAGGAGTATATACCTTTGGTAACAGTAGGCATATGGAAGATGCCATGGCCTGCATCACATCCATTGCTGAACACATAGCTTCCTTCAAATTCAGTAGATCTATCTGTAGCAAAATACAGAGGCTTCATATCAGTCCCAAAAACGAAATAACAATTGAATTACTATGTCAATGACTAActataataagtatataaaaaaacaaataaacaagaaaggaaaaggaaaagaccTTGGCCCCACCAACAACGGGAAGGCGTAGGGTGCTGGCCTTTAGTGCTTCAGTTGCTCCTGATAGTGACCCAGAGTACACCCGATCCAAAATAGCCCAATCTTCCAAATAAATCATCTGAGTAAAATACTTTCCATTAGGAACTTACTTTAAACCTGAATATAATAAATTCAATGCAACCATATCCACCTTATTCTACAATTGCAAGTAAATATCTCTCTAGCATATAACAAGAGAAAAGgatattatatatacattttgGCACAATTTcaatttgccaaaaatattccTATTAACCTCTATAAGAGAACAAGACTGCACTAATGAGTGAAATTAATGTGCAGAGAGATGATACAGATGCCGAGTAATGAAACTATACATCATGCCAGATACCATCGAGTGATTGTCGCTCAATGACGGaccaaatgacacaaatatctAAATGACAAAACTTCATATAaaatcaaagataaaaatacAACAGAAAATTCAGCACATGTATGTCGCTACTATCATACTTGCTCCTTCAGGATGGATAATAGCTTGAACTGCTGCTTCAGCAGCTGTAACTCTGTTCTTTTAGCTCTAACAGATTCCCGTAGTTTCGATGTAGCTGCCCAGGCATCATAGAGACTTTTCTGATACAAGAAATAATAGTCAggcaaaaataatatataaataaataaactaaccAAATAAGCAAAATGGAAAAGAAAACATATACTAGTAAATTGTATGATAAATATAAGATCATATATACAAATTGATCTTAACTACTACGTAACTAAAACtggaatcaaaataaaatccatTCACTATCTTTCTTTTAACATCCATACAAATCAACATGAGATCCAATATAAATAGGTAAAAGTATCCACCACTATTTACAGTGTCTAATCTCCGCCAGGGAACCTACCTTTTGGACACACAAGTTCCATTCTTCCCTCACAAACGGGTTTTTCTCTATAAGCACACGAGAGTCGGAGATAAATCATATATCACTTGCTTAAGGTGCGTTAATCTTTTACCACTCGAACCAGCCAAATTTTGGTTCATGCAGATAGAATATTGTTAGAGTAATAAGCGTTCAAATTCTAAACAATTAGCATAAAAAGAACATAGAATGGACCTTTGCTAAAATGGAACTAGAATCAACACAAAATCTATTGACTATCTTTCCTCTATAGCATCCATACAATCAAAGAGTAATTCACAAGCAATCCAAACATTAATAACATAACTTTTATATACAAAaccaaatttgaaatttgtaaAAGAAAAGATACCTCAGCATTCAATGTCTGTACAGTGAGGGTAGCATCTGCTCTGGCATTCACAAAACGCCATTGCATGAGCCTGTTATGCAGGAGTCTCAATAAATGCGCATCAACAATTCTATTATCGCCAACCTTCCCTCTCGGAACATCAACGGCAAAACTCAAAACAGAAGGTTCATTAACAAATCTACTACTCAAACTACTAGCAACTCCGTTTCTTCCTCGAGAAGGACTCACACCACGCGAAGGAGACCATGGTGACGGCGATGCTAGCTTACTAGGGGAAGCAGGACGAACCGCCGAACGAATAGGAGAACCCTGCAACCGGTTATTCACCATTCCTCGTGGAGACGAAACCGGACTATCATACGCCGATTTTTTTGGTACCAAAAGCTTTGGAGGAACCGTTGCTTTGTTTCCAATTCCGCCATTCCTCAAAGACGGAGGATCCGCTTGACGCCGCAACCGATTATTAGCCTCTTGCCAGAATCTCGCTGGCACAGCAATCGATCGAGACGCACGTTGCACTTGTCCTCCTGAGGAACTACCAGAAGTTATACTTTCGTTATCAGAAGGAACAAGTTCAGGTTCAATCTCAAGCTCAGATCCGCAATTTTTGTTGCTTTCCGATCTCAATGTTCCATCGTGAGAAGCTCGAGCATCTAATAACGAATTCCGTAACGACCTTACCACGTTGTTTCCCATTCCGTTCGAATTTCTAACGGCAACACCACAATCCAAACTTCTGTTCATGAAATTTGCTTGTTGATTTTGTAATTTACCCGGCCACCGGTGCTGGTCCACTGACCTAGAAATAGAATTCTCTGTTTGATCGGAATTTCCGTTTACTCTTCCTCTTACAGTTGTCGGTGTCGTCGTTGCGAGCTTCCTCCTCTCCGGTGTACTTTTCCTCACACTCTGCGGCGGCGGCGCCGGTTTCGCTTTACTGACTTGGATCGAAAACGACTCTCCCTGAAACGAAACAGACAAACTCCTAGTCGAAGTAAACAGCATTTTCTGAGCAACCGGAGAATCACCGTTAGGTCGAGGAGTTCCTTGTCGCCGTCGCTCCACCGACTGAGACCGCTTCACCAACGGTGCCGGCGTCGCCGCCGGCATCGATTTCTGTCTATTCAAATTCACCGTTCTAGTCACCAGCGGCGAGTTGCATCTTCTTGGAGGAGACGAAACAGTAGAAGAtgacgaagaagaagaagacatGTAGCGAGAAGTAACTTCTCGTGCTTTCGTTCTTCGTGGTGGAGGAAGTGCATTGTCCGATTCAGAAGGTAACAGTGGTGGTCTCGTTGGTGTTGGTGCTCGCTTCGAGTTTATCGTCGTTGAAATCGCAGCTACCATTGTTCTTTCAAAATTCCACTGTACAGCATCGTTTTGAAATCAGAACCCTAGAAGTTGAAGTAGCATTGTGAATAAAGTATTGAACGGAATCGTAACAGAGAACAAGGCGTAAACGTGATTCTTCACCGTGAATGAATTACTGAAAGAATTGAAAATGGAAATTTGACCGTTACGTTTTCGCCGGGATTAGAGTGTGTGTGATGAGGAGTGTAACTGTCGTGTAGTGTAGAATCACACGCTGCGTGATTGTGTTTGGATTGGGAAAAATTAAAGCCGAAAATGGGGAAGGTGGAAGATGAGCAACCAGAAAGAGTGATGCAAACAATGTGACACACGTACGCGCGTTGTTGAAGAGAATAAATGCACTCGCCCCGTGACTTTAGTTGATGAGGGGGGCCAGGTGAGTGAAACTGGAGTAGGGTAATTTGGTTAATTCAAACAAGTTTACGTCATTTTGTTGTGCCTTTCGTGGGGCTTCTGGCTTTGTTGACACgccattttgttttaattttttatcaaaaaataaaatacaaatgttgGAGTAGTATAAAGTACAAACCTTGAAGTTGgatcatataaataaataaaaacttaagtTGGAGTTGGATATTTGCTTTTGATTGAATGAATCTTCGGAGAGACGTTACGCAAACGACACTGCTTGAAATTTTCTAAAAGGATCGTTAATGAGAAAAATCAAAAGTAGCCGTTTCGCTTTTGAGCTTATGACAATGGACCAATGTAATAAGAGTTAAAATGAATTTCGTATTTTCtagataataattaaataaatgattgattgatattggaaatttatttattttgattgatgTACGGATAATTTTCAGCAATTAACAGAGATACACAAATTTCATATATAAgagactaaaagtaaatttaaatatgaaacatTTTATAGTctattaacatatttttattaaatgaaaagttttttggaaaatcttttattaaaaaaaatttatttatttttggaggtttaaaataattatttttataatcttaCCTTTAGACTAATTTTGAAAGTGAGAGTATTTGTAATGATAAATTCTctatttgtatatttaaatgaattttattttactgtTATAAATCGctcatttataattttgcaaaaaagaaactataaaataaatattatctaattatatttcaacagtatttatttattttaatataatttattaagtcaAGTTTATGTAGAAGGCTTGtagaactacatttttttatggaaaaatatgtatttagtcatttaagtttaactcaatttttacttaaattctttaaatttattttttcataattttgtcCTTTAAGCTACATTCATTTTCACCATTagtctttaaaaattattaaattatacatatagtattttaaattcaaaagatttatcaaattattgtcATGAAATATAGATAtaatcttttataatttttgtaatactaatttatttttatcaagcATTCAATTCTTCTAACTCATATCTCAAAAAATCTATTAAATGATTATACTAATAATGTTATGTATGAAATATTAACGTCTAATCAAAATATCTCAACAAGTTGATTGTCTAAGCTATTTTGCATGTCAAAAAAGTTAAAGACATTGATTATGTAGATATACATTTATTAtcttgttttaaatattttttatgtgtttaaatttttatagagaaaataaaaaaatgtatattatttataagtttTGATGATTGTTTTATACATAATTAGTATGAGAAACATATTATTGTAGCATTTAGTAGAATTTTAAATagacaaaaaaatttacattaaattaattgttgtttAAATTAAGATATAAGACTAAATGtataaatataatgtaattaaAGGAGCAAATATGAATAAGATAAacttaaagaatttaagtgataattgaattaaatttaaaaaattatagatgtattttactttttttaatagccactctttttttttatctctagtGAGAGTACACAAGTGGTGGTGTTTCCTATTAAGTAATGAAACATCTATTCTAATGAGCAGTAACAAACTAGGGATGTGTGGCATCGGGTACTTTACTCATGTTCTTAAAGGTCTGCTTAATGCGCAGGATAGAAATAGACATGATAAACTATAAAAGTTAGATAAAGATAAGATAAGATAAGATAGTGACATGATAAACATTACACACATAATAACCAacatgataatattttattttctatataatatatattatatttaaataacaaaattaccatTGTGAACAAtcacatattaatttttttttttaaattaacttactatattttaaatattataaattaacaaaaaaattaaataataaaataaaataattttatattaaaactatccattgacactactaagtcaacaatttaaattttaaaaacaaaattatgtgtaaccaaataattaaatttatttgttagaatgtaaatgaagatatgatatatattatatgtaaatggcaAGAATAtcttgtaaacaaattatatttattttaaaatttcaataaactttcatatattttataattgtgaatattaatttgttaaattatataaaaaatacaaaactaCCCTCGtgtaaaatcataaacattttgtaaattaattattaataatttattttaagtttaatatcaaattctattaattatttgtctatttgattagatttacatttttatattttagattatattttataatttatttttatattttattatatttctatttatattttaaattatattttataaagataattgaGTAAACTACTATTATTATCATATCCTGCTGATTTCTAACTCAGCTCATATTTAGAATAGAAATTTCAACTAGAGATATATAATATGATAGAATTCTTGATTAATTAATCATATCATGTTGATTTATCGAACATTGAATTGAGACATGATATAATAACTTATTCATATTATGTCTATCATGCCCATCAGACGAGGAGCCTAAGAGTTAAAACAATataattgtaaatatttaaacaaattgtacaattttttaatcaattggtatttattttttaacgaGTAAGATtgtactatttttattatattgatctatttgtaaaaataatttatcataaaataattgatttttttattttatttttaaagtgacATTAATTAAAGTTTTCTAATTATAATCTATAATTAAGATAACATACACCACTTTCAATTTTGTATCTTTCTCATAGcaaataaatcaatatttgatttttatatttttaaatttatgtaaaataatcAAATCGCTCTATTTTATAAGATAGAGAAATTATATGTGAATAATGGCAGATCTTGCACAAAATATCGGAGGAGTCGGATAGTGATaagtattaactaaaatattataattgaaattcttaaaaatcatataatttgttttagagtttcacacaattcatgtagacaaattgaaaaagttagaatttcaattctcacaagttttacaattttcacaagtcaTACGATTTTCACACGTCACATAATTCACACAAGTTTTTAAAACttcacacaattcaatcaaataaaatacatctgTTTTACGATTTTTATCTTTGTCAAAAactttcttcttgaaaaatgcatcaatttttttatgtttaaacatcgtgtcactcttaaaaaaatacacatattaattaaaataatttacaattaaaaaatagtatcgcattatatcatatatcaatggTTAACTTGTAAAAGTTTACTGATAGTTAGTAGTTGAGTTACTAACTAGGGTGTTAGAGTTTGTTTATTCGAAATAAGTTAGTTTATCCTTCGATATTAGGTAGTTTATACATatatagattatattttattaatataaattatatagattatatcttaataatttatcaatattattttgataatatatagttatatatatatatatatatatataaaataatgatatattatcaattatttttttatatatataaatataatagtcTCTCTCCGCACCCGAAAAAATCTAAATGGTTATGGACTTTAATTTAAATCCATAACTTatatatatctaaatatttttctcagtcttaattgtaaatgaaaatatctatttttatatttattgaagataataattacTACAcgtttaattttcttaatttcatGTATAAAAAGAGTGTGGCTCTTTTCCATTTATTAGCCTTTGTTTTGTGTCAAGTTTACCcctaacatatttttaattatttgttgtcaTCTTCTATATCGTAAATGAATTAATGCaataatatttctaaaataatattattaaatttgaattaattaattaatttttatttataaggtCAATCAtgcacttttttatttataattaatatcaattGGCGAGGATAGTTATGTATATCTGCCTACGAAGACAAAACTCTCCTAGCATATTTTCTAGATACATCTATTCTTACAGTGAATTTATATTACTCAGTTTTTGTGCTTTTATAATTGCAAGCTATTTTCTTGTACTTGCacgtcaaatattttttttgaataaagaTGTATTCACGGTGAAATTAATATAACGTTTGAATTGTAGTTGATTTGGgaatataatttatcttttttcatataaaaactattataaaaacGTTTGCAGTTAGTTATGGGTAAATTGAAGGCCCTGTGTATTCATTTGGATATGGGAGTGGGAGACAATGAGAAGCACTTAAATTTACAGAAGTtctaaaaaaacacaattaatacaaataGCATGGACAACTAGGTACACATGCATGCATTCACTTTTAACGCGTATGTAATGCAATAATAGAAGCATGTATAATTTTTAGGACCACCTAAAAGCAGCTTCCTTCTTGTGCACTCAATTTCATTATGGTTTCTATCTTTTACTTGTACATATTTGTAATGGactaaaatagaaatataaactCGTCAAGAAAACTGTATCTTTAAATACgcaataaaaacaataaaattacatgaacCATTACAATTTTGATAGAAACTATACCATGATTCCATGAAGCTCCAATAAAATCAAACTATTGCCATAATTTTGTCAAATACATTGCTAATCCAAACATATATACACTTAATTCTCACAAGTAAATGTGTATATCGTAGTTAATTCAATAGTTAAAAGAATTAGAATATGCATTCAAAATTAAAgacaacaaaataattaatttttaattctattattatttaatttgataacaaaattaaagatgaatttcttttttttttttaaagcaatATTGTACATATATTATCGGTACAAAAGCGTTTTCTAGTGACAACTAGACATGAGAATAGACTAGACCGACTGAC
The genomic region above belongs to Cicer arietinum cultivar CDC Frontier isolate Library 1 chromosome 4, Cicar.CDCFrontier_v2.0, whole genome shotgun sequence and contains:
- the LOC101489089 gene encoding QWRF motif-containing protein 2, whose translation is MVAAISTTINSKRAPTPTRPPLLPSESDNALPPPRRTKAREVTSRYMSSSSSSSSTVSSPPRRCNSPLVTRTVNLNRQKSMPAATPAPLVKRSQSVERRRQGTPRPNGDSPVAQKMLFTSTRSLSVSFQGESFSIQVSKAKPAPPPQSVRKSTPERRKLATTTPTTVRGRVNGNSDQTENSISRSVDQHRWPGKLQNQQANFMNRSLDCGVAVRNSNGMGNNVVRSLRNSLLDARASHDGTLRSESNKNCGSELEIEPELVPSDNESITSGSSSGGQVQRASRSIAVPARFWQEANNRLRRQADPPSLRNGGIGNKATVPPKLLVPKKSAYDSPVSSPRGMVNNRLQGSPIRSAVRPASPSKLASPSPWSPSRGVSPSRGRNGVASSLSSRFVNEPSVLSFAVDVPRGKVGDNRIVDAHLLRLLHNRLMQWRFVNARADATLTVQTLNAEKSLYDAWAATSKLRESVRAKRTELQLLKQQFKLLSILKEQMIYLEDWAILDRVYSGSLSGATEALKASTLRLPVVGGAKIDLLNLKEAMCSAMDVMQAMASSICLLLPKVVDVKSLVVEVANLRAKERVLLDECNDLLSIITNMQVREGSLITHIVQLKCLPKSQQ